One window of the Niallia circulans genome contains the following:
- a CDS encoding class I SAM-dependent methyltransferase, whose product MKPTYQDALAYFGVSGAHPGGLTLTKFLLEQEKITSHTTLLDGGCGTGQTSAYIKKNYPCAVTSIDYHPTMVKRAKERFKKEKLSIQLVQGSLEKMPFPSNSFDIILIESVLIFTNCKNSLAEIKRVLKPGGILLLLEMTAERSLHAIEQQNMCEVYGIEKVYTEKEWIYLMTEAGFPKVEIKLGHSVFSHMMTGMEKEDEAIDRTVPTNVQLEGKLMDHSYILYTYGDIIGYRVYRASL is encoded by the coding sequence ATGAAACCGACCTATCAAGATGCCCTTGCCTATTTCGGGGTGAGCGGTGCACATCCAGGTGGATTAACATTAACAAAGTTTTTATTGGAACAAGAAAAAATTACGAGCCATACAACATTACTTGATGGCGGCTGCGGCACAGGCCAAACATCAGCTTATATAAAAAAGAACTATCCTTGTGCTGTTACAAGTATTGATTATCATCCTACAATGGTGAAAAGAGCAAAAGAACGATTTAAAAAAGAAAAGCTGTCGATCCAATTAGTGCAAGGAAGCCTAGAGAAGATGCCCTTTCCTTCCAACAGCTTTGACATCATTTTAATAGAATCTGTACTAATTTTCACTAATTGCAAAAACTCCCTTGCCGAAATTAAAAGAGTACTCAAACCAGGCGGCATCCTACTATTGTTAGAAATGACGGCAGAAAGAAGTCTCCATGCAATAGAACAACAGAATATGTGTGAAGTATATGGCATTGAAAAGGTTTATACAGAAAAAGAATGGATATATTTAATGACGGAAGCTGGTTTTCCCAAAGTAGAAATAAAACTTGGGCACTCTGTTTTTTCCCATATGATGACGGGAATGGAAAAAGAAGATGAAGCAATTGATAGAACCGTACCAACGAATGTCCAATTAGAAGGTAAATTGATGGACCATTCCTATATTCTTTATACCTATGGTGATATAATCGGTTATCGAGTCTATAGAGCTAGTTTGTAA
- a CDS encoding NAD(P)/FAD-dependent oxidoreductase, whose product MAEVLDCIIIGGGIAGLQAAIQLGRYNHDVLIIDAEDGRSTICKSYHNILGYPDGISGSELRSLGRKQAENLGVEFLKSTVTSLKKEEGHFTAATAKGLFQSRKILLATGVMDNIPPFTELYPCLGISVYLCPDCDGYEVKDKKTIVIGNGSVGANMALTLLYWTSDITYINHGGEAICEKLGRQLSDSGISVFTERIDRVLADDSQIKGYVLGNGKMLETSHSFIAFGGNKVKSDLAVPLGVEIMENNHIIVNARTKMTNIDGVWAAGDVVAHSEQVTIAMGEGSQAAIWIHKALLKDS is encoded by the coding sequence ATGGCCGAAGTTCTTGATTGCATTATTATAGGCGGTGGCATAGCAGGATTGCAGGCAGCGATTCAATTAGGAAGATATAATCATGATGTGCTTATTATTGATGCAGAGGATGGTCGATCTACGATATGTAAAAGCTATCATAATATTTTAGGATATCCTGATGGAATCAGCGGCTCAGAATTGCGGAGCTTAGGAAGGAAGCAGGCAGAAAACCTTGGGGTAGAGTTTCTGAAGAGTACTGTTACTTCTTTAAAGAAGGAAGAGGGGCATTTTACGGCAGCAACGGCAAAAGGCTTGTTTCAATCTCGGAAAATTTTGCTTGCAACAGGTGTCATGGATAATATTCCTCCATTTACAGAATTGTATCCTTGTCTTGGAATCAGTGTTTATTTATGCCCGGATTGTGATGGATATGAAGTAAAGGATAAAAAAACAATAGTGATTGGAAATGGAAGTGTCGGGGCAAATATGGCCCTTACTTTGTTGTATTGGACAAGTGATATTACGTATATTAATCATGGTGGGGAGGCTATTTGCGAAAAGCTGGGAAGACAATTAAGTGATAGTGGAATTTCCGTTTTTACAGAGAGAATAGATCGTGTATTAGCAGATGATTCCCAAATCAAAGGGTATGTATTGGGAAATGGGAAGATGCTCGAGACGAGTCATAGTTTTATTGCATTTGGCGGGAATAAAGTAAAGTCAGATTTGGCAGTGCCTTTAGGGGTCGAGATAATGGAAAATAATCATATAATCGTAAATGCGCGTACGAAAATGACCAATATAGATGGGGTTTGGGCAGCGGGTGATGTTGTGGCTCATTCGGAGCAGGTTACAATCGCAATGGGAGAAGGATCGCAAGCAGCTATATGGATTCATAAAGCTTTACTAAAGGACAGCTGA
- a CDS encoding 6-phospho-beta-glucosidase, translating to MGKGIKIVTIGGGSSYTPELVEGFIKRYDSLPVRELWLVDIPEGQEKLNIVGNLAKRMVKKAGLPIEIHLTLDRREALKDADFVTTQFRVGLLAARAKDERIPLKYNVIGQETNGPGGLFKGLRTIPIILDIVKDMEELCPNAWLINFTNPAGMVTEAVLRHSNWKKIVGLCNVPISIQMGIAKLLEVESSRVHVDFAGLNHMVFGLNVYLDGENITPEFLEKMSKHKSDTMRNIAAIDWEPDFIKALGVIPCGYHRYYYKQSEMLQNELEEAAEQGTRAEVVQQLEKELFELYKDENLDIKPPQLEKRGGAYYSDAACSLIDSMYNDRRDIQPVNTINNGAIASIPDESAVEISSIITKDGPKPIAIGDLPVAVRGLVQQIKSFERVAAEAAVTGNYHTALLAMTINPLLPSDKVAKQILDEMLEAHKEHLPQFFKEEVVSS from the coding sequence ATGGGAAAAGGGATTAAAATTGTTACTATTGGCGGTGGGTCAAGCTACACACCTGAATTAGTGGAAGGATTTATTAAGCGATATGATTCATTACCTGTGCGGGAACTTTGGTTAGTAGATATTCCTGAAGGACAAGAAAAGCTTAATATTGTTGGAAATCTAGCGAAGAGAATGGTGAAGAAAGCAGGTTTACCAATTGAAATTCACTTAACTCTAGATCGAAGAGAAGCGCTTAAGGATGCTGATTTTGTTACAACTCAATTTCGAGTTGGTTTACTAGCTGCACGTGCAAAAGATGAAAGAATTCCTCTAAAGTATAATGTGATTGGACAAGAAACGAATGGTCCAGGAGGACTGTTTAAAGGATTAAGAACCATTCCTATCATTTTAGATATTGTAAAGGATATGGAAGAGCTTTGTCCAAACGCTTGGCTCATTAACTTTACAAACCCAGCTGGAATGGTGACAGAAGCTGTTCTTCGTCATAGTAATTGGAAAAAGATTGTCGGGTTATGTAATGTACCGATTTCTATCCAAATGGGTATCGCTAAGCTATTAGAAGTAGAATCTAGTCGTGTACACGTTGATTTTGCTGGCTTGAACCATATGGTATTCGGGTTAAATGTATACTTAGATGGGGAGAACATTACACCAGAATTTTTAGAGAAAATGTCGAAGCATAAAAGTGATACGATGAGGAATATTGCTGCTATTGACTGGGAGCCAGACTTTATAAAAGCATTAGGAGTTATTCCATGTGGGTATCACCGTTATTATTATAAGCAATCAGAAATGCTGCAAAATGAGCTGGAAGAAGCAGCAGAACAAGGTACACGTGCTGAAGTCGTTCAGCAATTAGAAAAAGAGCTGTTTGAACTTTATAAGGATGAAAACTTAGACATAAAACCGCCGCAGCTAGAAAAAAGAGGTGGCGCTTATTATAGTGATGCAGCTTGCAGCTTAATTGATTCTATGTACAATGACAGAAGAGATATTCAGCCTGTCAATACAATAAATAATGGAGCTATTGCAAGCATTCCAGATGAATCAGCGGTAGAAATTAGCAGTATTATCACAAAGGATGGTCCAAAACCGATTGCAATCGGCGATTTACCTGTTGCAGTTCGCGGACTTGTTCAACAAATTAAGTCCTTTGAAAGAGTGGCAGCAGAAGCGGCAGTTACCGGGAATTATCATACAGCATTATTAGCTATGACGATTAATCCGTTGTTGCCGTCAGACAAAGTGGCAAAACAAATTTTGGATGAAATGCTAGAAGCACATAAAGAACACTTACCGCAATTCTTTAAAGAAGAAGTAGTATCTTCATAA
- a CDS encoding threonine/serine exporter family protein, with translation MNEFLAQAITSFVATFGFGIIFHIPRKLLIQCGFAGTIGWMAYWTIVHFHQNEVIAALSGSFLVAVISQVFARIYKSPVIIFSVAGIIPLVPGGAAYNAMRNFVENNYYVAVSLAAKVCLISGSIAMGLMLSEVINQLIFRASARKKSLDKG, from the coding sequence ATGAATGAATTTTTAGCACAGGCAATAACTAGCTTTGTTGCAACGTTTGGCTTTGGAATTATTTTTCATATTCCTCGGAAATTATTAATCCAATGTGGATTTGCAGGGACAATTGGATGGATGGCATATTGGACAATTGTTCATTTTCATCAAAATGAAGTAATTGCGGCCTTGTCTGGCTCTTTTCTTGTCGCCGTCATAAGTCAAGTGTTCGCCCGAATATATAAATCACCAGTTATTATATTTAGTGTCGCTGGGATCATTCCTTTAGTTCCGGGGGGAGCTGCTTATAATGCGATGCGTAATTTTGTCGAGAATAATTATTATGTAGCGGTAAGCTTAGCAGCAAAGGTCTGCTTAATTTCAGGATCTATTGCAATGGGTCTAATGTTATCGGAAGTAATTAATCAATTAATATTCCGGGCAAGCGCTCGGAAAAAGTCACTTGATAAAGGGTAA
- a CDS encoding threonine/serine exporter family protein, whose protein sequence is MTYISVEKTYDIMEICILAGSIMLQNGAETHRVEDTMTRIATAYGVTDSDCFVTPTGIILSLEGEEPTKTKLNRIIERTTNLEKVARVNDISRKISTGTVSMKEAYHLLKDVEDEKCTYSDSFQVIAAAIASGCFLIMFNGVWGDFIPALLAGGLGFLCSLYFHKALQIKFFAELSAAFVIGLVAFFSVSIGFGQEVDKIIIGSVMPLVPGLLITNAVRDLIAGHLVSGISKGAEAFLTATAIGSGIAVAFFIF, encoded by the coding sequence ATGACATATATATCAGTGGAAAAAACATATGACATTATGGAGATCTGCATATTAGCAGGAAGTATTATGCTGCAAAATGGAGCGGAGACCCATCGAGTAGAAGATACGATGACAAGAATTGCAACTGCTTATGGTGTGACCGATTCTGACTGCTTTGTTACCCCAACAGGCATTATTTTATCATTAGAAGGGGAAGAACCGACAAAGACGAAATTAAATCGGATTATTGAGCGGACAACTAATTTAGAAAAGGTAGCTCGTGTAAATGATATTTCTCGTAAAATAAGTACAGGAACAGTAAGTATGAAGGAAGCGTACCATTTATTGAAAGATGTGGAAGATGAAAAATGTACGTATTCGGATTCCTTTCAAGTCATCGCAGCTGCCATTGCAAGTGGTTGTTTTTTAATCATGTTCAATGGAGTTTGGGGAGATTTTATCCCTGCCTTGCTAGCTGGTGGTTTAGGCTTTTTGTGTTCCTTGTATTTTCACAAAGCTTTGCAAATAAAGTTTTTTGCTGAGTTATCGGCAGCCTTTGTTATTGGGCTAGTGGCATTTTTCTCTGTTTCCATTGGCTTTGGACAAGAGGTGGATAAGATTATTATCGGCTCTGTAATGCCGCTTGTACCAGGTTTGCTTATTACAAATGCAGTGCGGGATCTAATAGCAGGTCATTTAGTATCTGGTATTTCAAAAGGAGCAGAGGCTTTTTTAACAGCTACAGCAATTGGTTCAGGGATCGCCGTTGCATTTTTTATTTTTTAA
- a CDS encoding MerR family transcriptional regulator: MDHEPSYKKRKVITIGVVSELTGLTERQIRYYEQRKLIFPERPERGNRKYSFSDVERLIEIANKREEGVRTHEIRQEIMKKNKEEEERKVKKQMLRGQINARFGIQND, from the coding sequence ATGGATCATGAACCGTCCTATAAGAAAAGAAAGGTCATTACTATTGGTGTTGTAAGTGAACTAACTGGATTAACGGAAAGACAAATTCGATATTATGAACAGCGAAAATTAATTTTTCCGGAGAGACCAGAAAGAGGAAATAGAAAATATTCATTCTCTGATGTAGAAAGACTGATTGAGATTGCTAATAAACGAGAAGAAGGAGTTCGGACACATGAAATTAGACAAGAGATTATGAAAAAAAACAAGGAAGAAGAAGAGCGGAAAGTCAAAAAGCAAATGCTCCGTGGTCAAATCAATGCGAGATTTGGCATTCAGAACGATTAA
- a CDS encoding ABC transporter permease, producing MIGLVQNELIKIWEKKNSWIFPIILLFALIGGSFLETKITPQYKGDDWRAKVQAEINELEQKLPTAETEDTLMKSGKDFDWDDTKESIETKIQDYQNNLKQDVSPYSNTWSNMNGIVIGMKSLVTLFVVIICAGSVSSEFSDGTIKQLLIRPYKRWAILLSKYIALLIYTAILIAFLMGVGYLVSIVFFGVGNFEDKVLVFGTVDQIVASGGPFFLKSILYYLPGLLFVLTLSFMLSTLFKNQAIAVGVGVFILFVSSTIGQLIQSLAEKYAWLKLLVFPHLDQTVFLFKDKIIETITMPMSLGILFIYYAIIMIITFWFFKKKDVSI from the coding sequence ATGATTGGATTAGTACAAAATGAACTTATAAAGATTTGGGAAAAGAAAAACAGCTGGATATTTCCCATCATTCTCTTATTTGCCCTTATTGGCGGAAGTTTCTTGGAAACGAAGATAACTCCCCAATATAAAGGAGATGACTGGCGTGCAAAAGTACAAGCAGAAATAAATGAACTGGAACAGAAACTGCCTACAGCTGAAACAGAAGATACTTTAATGAAAAGTGGAAAAGATTTTGATTGGGATGATACGAAAGAATCGATTGAAACGAAAATCCAAGATTATCAAAATAATTTAAAGCAGGACGTCAGTCCGTATTCAAATACTTGGTCCAATATGAATGGAATAGTTATTGGAATGAAATCTCTAGTAACTTTATTTGTGGTAATTATATGTGCGGGTAGCGTTTCCTCGGAATTCTCAGATGGAACCATTAAGCAATTGTTGATTCGACCATATAAGCGTTGGGCAATCCTACTATCTAAATATATTGCTTTATTGATATATACTGCCATATTAATTGCGTTCTTAATGGGTGTTGGCTATTTAGTAAGTATTGTATTTTTCGGAGTTGGAAATTTTGAAGATAAAGTGCTTGTTTTTGGGACAGTTGACCAAATTGTAGCAAGTGGTGGACCGTTCTTTTTGAAAAGCATCCTATATTATTTACCGGGATTATTGTTTGTATTAACTTTATCCTTTATGCTATCGACATTATTCAAAAATCAAGCAATCGCAGTGGGAGTTGGGGTATTTATATTGTTTGTTTCCTCAACAATTGGTCAACTTATTCAATCGTTAGCTGAAAAGTATGCCTGGCTAAAACTGTTAGTGTTCCCACACTTAGACCAAACGGTTTTCTTGTTTAAAGATAAAATAATCGAAACAATAACCATGCCGATGTCTCTAGGTATCTTATTTATCTACTATGCGATAATCATGATCATCACTTTTTGGTTTTTCAAAAAGAAAGATGTTAGTATTTAA
- a CDS encoding ABC transporter ATP-binding protein, which translates to MSLNALEVTNLTKRIKGRNIVDNVSFSVEKGEIFGLLGPNGAGKTTIIRMIVNLINRTNGKVIIDSYNVDDNFSEAMSSLGAIVENPEFYKYMSGYKNLKHYARMAKEPISEERFNEVIKLVGLENAIHQKVKTYSLGMRQRLGVAQALLHKPALLILDEPTNGLDPQGIREFRDYLHLLASEGISVLVSSHLLSEMQLMCHRFAIIEKGKLIHISNMDETVSDEEVSVREVTFELDSPEKAVELLRNSEYEVAESSVKGRELMAKLPKETIPLVNKLFVENNVAVYGIYVVKATLEDRFLEITNQKREEETK; encoded by the coding sequence ATGAGCTTAAATGCATTAGAGGTCACAAATCTCACTAAGAGAATTAAAGGCAGAAACATTGTTGATAATGTTAGTTTTTCTGTGGAAAAAGGGGAGATATTCGGATTATTAGGTCCTAACGGAGCGGGGAAAACAACGATTATCCGCATGATTGTTAACCTAATAAATAGAACGAATGGAAAAGTAATCATCGATAGCTATAATGTGGATGATAATTTTTCAGAAGCGATGAGCAGCTTAGGTGCGATTGTAGAAAATCCTGAGTTCTATAAATATATGAGTGGATATAAGAATTTAAAGCATTATGCAAGAATGGCTAAGGAGCCAATTTCAGAAGAACGCTTTAATGAAGTTATTAAACTAGTAGGATTAGAAAATGCCATTCATCAAAAAGTGAAGACCTATTCGCTTGGTATGAGGCAGCGTCTTGGAGTTGCTCAGGCGTTATTACATAAACCAGCACTTCTTATTCTAGATGAACCTACAAATGGTTTAGACCCCCAAGGGATTCGCGAATTTCGTGATTATTTGCATTTATTAGCGAGTGAAGGGATTTCTGTTTTAGTATCCTCTCACCTTTTATCGGAAATGCAATTAATGTGTCATCGATTTGCGATTATTGAAAAGGGAAAATTAATTCATATTTCTAATATGGACGAAACAGTTTCGGATGAAGAAGTAAGTGTAAGGGAAGTAACGTTTGAATTAGACTCGCCCGAAAAAGCAGTTGAACTCCTTCGTAATAGTGAATATGAAGTCGCGGAAAGTTCCGTGAAAGGCAGAGAGTTGATGGCGAAGCTGCCTAAAGAAACGATTCCTCTTGTTAATAAATTGTTTGTCGAGAACAATGTTGCTGTATACGGCATTTATGTTGTAAAAGCTACATTAGAGGATCGCTTCTTAGAAATAACCAATCAGAAGAGAGAGGAGGAAACAAAATGA
- the ald gene encoding alanine dehydrogenase: MIIGIPKEIKNNENRVAITPSGVSYLKNGGHEILVEQNAGIGSGFTDEEYTAAGAQIIDSAARVWNTAEMIIKVKEPLASEYQYFRKGLILFTYLHLAAEQELAKALTENGVTGIAYETIEVNGKLPLLTPMSEVAGRMAVQIGAQFLEKPHGGKGILLAGVPGVKKGNVTIIGGGVVGMNAAKIAIGLGANVTLLDLNPERLRELDNQFGASLSTVISNPVNIEEAVVNADLVIGAVLIPGAKAPKLVTEAMVKKMAPGSVIVDVAIDQGGIFETVDHITTHDNPTYVKHGVVHYAVANMPGAVPRTSTIALTNVTMPYALQIANLGAVAAIETNYAIKQGVNTFAGKITSAPVAKDLGYEYKSVQELINNLSTTTV; the protein is encoded by the coding sequence ATGATTATTGGTATCCCAAAGGAAATTAAAAACAATGAAAATAGGGTCGCAATTACTCCTTCCGGTGTGTCTTATTTAAAGAATGGCGGTCACGAAATTTTAGTAGAACAAAATGCAGGAATCGGCAGTGGCTTTACAGATGAAGAATATACGGCGGCGGGTGCGCAGATAATCGACTCAGCTGCTCGAGTATGGAATACAGCAGAAATGATTATAAAAGTAAAAGAACCGCTCGCTTCAGAATACCAATATTTCCGTAAAGGACTTATTTTATTTACGTACTTACATTTAGCGGCAGAACAGGAACTAGCAAAGGCGTTAACAGAGAATGGTGTGACTGGAATCGCTTATGAAACAATTGAAGTAAATGGTAAATTACCATTATTGACACCAATGAGTGAGGTTGCAGGAAGAATGGCTGTTCAAATTGGTGCTCAGTTCTTAGAAAAGCCTCATGGAGGAAAGGGAATCTTATTAGCAGGTGTCCCTGGTGTCAAAAAAGGGAATGTAACCATCATTGGCGGTGGAGTTGTGGGAATGAATGCAGCGAAAATTGCCATTGGCTTAGGGGCGAATGTAACGCTGTTAGACTTAAATCCAGAAAGATTAAGAGAGTTAGATAATCAATTTGGTGCAAGCCTAAGTACTGTTATTTCTAACCCAGTAAACATTGAAGAAGCTGTGGTGAATGCAGATTTGGTGATTGGTGCTGTATTAATTCCAGGTGCAAAGGCACCGAAGCTAGTAACAGAAGCGATGGTGAAGAAGATGGCTCCAGGTTCTGTTATTGTGGATGTGGCAATTGATCAAGGCGGGATTTTTGAAACAGTAGATCATATCACTACCCATGATAATCCTACCTATGTGAAGCATGGAGTTGTGCATTATGCTGTAGCAAATATGCCTGGTGCTGTTCCGAGAACATCTACGATTGCCTTAACAAATGTAACAATGCCATATGCACTTCAAATTGCTAATCTAGGCGCAGTAGCGGCAATTGAAACGAATTACGCTATTAAACAAGGTGTAAATACTTTTGCTGGAAAAATCACCTCTGCTCCAGTAGCAAAAGATCTTGGTTATGAGTATAAATCAGTTCAAGAACTTATTAACAATTTATCTACAACCACTGTTTAA
- a CDS encoding PucR family transcriptional regulator, which translates to MTAEPRNPFRRDMYDSLESFVDHVSELLGCPITLEDPHHRVLVYSSHDEETDMVRISTIISRRVPERVINRLWKDGVIPQLLQSKKPIRIKEKKEIGLGNRVAVSIWRGEEVIGYIWAIEMGTSLTEEKMGFLENAASVARHLLSRFATSKTPTLQDNQEFFWRMLTGYVKETDIDEKLKEMGMSAAACFTVMIFPFSKMITKEIEKHILYLLKVSQDVKISFSTIEDNELIILATPLEDNGDSIACYKKFIKSFQQNLEERFSIKEVRGSFGGIYKQHRDIPKSFREARTVLEVREKFPQEAGAFVHYQELGIYQFLDILLEKRRQDGSENVAIRNLKKYDSTHHTELLATLEAYLDESENIQKTAARLHIHPNTLTYRLKRMVEIMEVDLSVPSQKFMIYLDLKLMHWQKE; encoded by the coding sequence ATGACAGCTGAGCCGCGAAACCCGTTTAGAAGGGATATGTATGATTCCCTTGAAAGTTTTGTAGATCATGTTAGTGAATTATTAGGATGTCCGATTACGTTGGAGGATCCTCATCATCGTGTGCTAGTATACAGCAGTCATGACGAAGAAACGGATATGGTCAGAATCTCTACCATAATTAGCCGCAGGGTTCCGGAGAGGGTAATCAATCGTTTATGGAAGGATGGGGTGATTCCGCAGCTTCTTCAAAGTAAAAAGCCAATTCGAATTAAAGAGAAAAAGGAAATCGGCCTTGGAAATCGGGTGGCAGTTTCCATTTGGAGAGGGGAGGAGGTAATCGGATATATTTGGGCCATTGAAATGGGTACCTCTCTAACAGAAGAAAAGATGGGGTTTTTAGAGAACGCGGCATCAGTAGCGCGTCATTTATTGTCACGCTTTGCTACAAGCAAAACTCCTACTTTACAGGACAATCAAGAATTTTTTTGGAGAATGTTAACTGGGTATGTGAAAGAGACAGATATAGACGAAAAATTAAAGGAAATGGGAATGTCTGCAGCAGCTTGCTTTACGGTGATGATTTTTCCGTTTTCTAAAATGATTACAAAGGAAATAGAAAAGCATATCCTCTATCTATTGAAGGTATCCCAAGATGTAAAAATTTCTTTCTCCACTATTGAAGATAACGAATTAATTATTTTGGCAACTCCCCTTGAGGATAACGGGGACTCTATTGCTTGTTATAAAAAATTCATTAAAAGTTTTCAACAAAACCTAGAAGAAAGATTTTCTATTAAAGAAGTAAGGGGTTCCTTTGGAGGGATTTACAAACAGCATCGAGATATACCAAAGAGTTTCAGAGAAGCGAGGACTGTTTTAGAGGTACGTGAGAAATTCCCTCAGGAAGCAGGGGCATTCGTTCACTACCAAGAGTTAGGTATCTATCAGTTTTTAGATATCCTTTTAGAAAAACGAAGACAAGATGGATCGGAAAATGTTGCCATTCGAAATCTAAAAAAATATGATTCAACCCATCATACAGAATTATTAGCAACACTAGAGGCTTACTTAGATGAAAGTGAAAATATTCAAAAGACAGCTGCGCGTTTGCACATCCATCCTAATACGCTTACTTATCGTTTAAAGCGGATGGTAGAAATCATGGAAGTGGATTTGTCGGTTCCTAGTCAAAAATTTATGATCTACTTAGATTTAAAATTAATGCATTGGCAGAAAGAATAG
- the chbG gene encoding chitin disaccharide deacetylase: MTKIIINADDFGFSRGVNYGIVDSHLKGIVTSATMMMNATATKHAITLAKETPSLKVGVHLVLTWGRPLLHDVPTLVDESGNFKKQPFVYGDPESISLDDLEREWTAQIEKCLNAGLAPSHLDSHHHMHGIKEFYPVIKKLSEKYKLPVRNGGTHFTDIPTLTDVFLDDFYGEGITENYFEKLGERVKPGTSIEVMTHPAYIDETLMQESSYNMQRIKETRILMEASLKNG; this comes from the coding sequence ATGACAAAAATAATCATTAATGCAGATGATTTTGGTTTTAGCCGAGGAGTTAATTATGGAATTGTTGATTCCCATCTTAAGGGAATTGTTACTTCCGCAACCATGATGATGAATGCAACAGCAACAAAGCATGCCATCACTTTAGCAAAGGAGACACCTTCTTTAAAAGTTGGTGTCCATCTTGTATTAACATGGGGAAGGCCACTTTTACATGATGTTCCAACACTTGTAGATGAGTCTGGTAATTTTAAAAAGCAGCCTTTTGTATATGGCGATCCAGAATCTATAAGCTTAGATGATTTAGAAAGAGAATGGACCGCACAAATTGAAAAGTGCTTAAATGCCGGCCTTGCCCCTTCCCATTTAGATAGTCATCATCATATGCATGGAATAAAAGAATTTTATCCGGTAATTAAAAAGCTTTCGGAAAAATATAAATTACCTGTAAGAAATGGAGGCACTCATTTTACGGATATTCCAACATTAACAGATGTTTTTCTTGATGATTTCTATGGTGAGGGAATTACAGAGAATTATTTTGAAAAATTAGGAGAGCGTGTGAAACCTGGAACAAGCATTGAAGTAATGACCCATCCTGCTTATATAGATGAGACATTAATGCAGGAATCATCCTATAATATGCAAAGGATAAAAGAAACAAGGATATTAATGGAAGCAAGCCTAAAAAACGGCTGA